The Oncorhynchus nerka isolate Pitt River linkage group LG12, Oner_Uvic_2.0, whole genome shotgun sequence genome includes a region encoding these proteins:
- the LOC135574412 gene encoding GATA zinc finger domain-containing protein 14-like: NKNNYSSNNYSSNNNNYSSNNNNYSSNNNNYSSNNNNYSSSSNNNYSSNNNNYSSNNNNYSSNNNNNNYSSNNNNYSSNNNNYSSNNNNYSSNNNNYSSNNNNYSSNNNNYSSNNNYSSNNNYSSNNNNYSSNNYSSNKNNYSSNNYSSNNNNYSSNNNNYSSNNNNYSSNNNNYSSSSNNNYSSNNNYSSNNNNYSSNNNNNNYSSNNNNYSSNNNYSSNNNNYSSNNNNNNYSSSNNNYSSNNNNNYSSNNNNNNNNNNKS; the protein is encoded by the coding sequence aacaaaaacaactacagcagtaacaactacagcagtaacaacaacaactacagcagcaacaacaacaactacagcagtaacaacaacaactacagcagtaacaacaacaactacagcagcagcagcaacaacaactacagcagtaacaacaacaactacagcagtaacaacaacaactatagcagtaacaacaacaacaacaactacagcagcaacaacaacaactacagcagtaacaacaacaactacagcagtaacaacaacaactacagcagtaacaacaacaactacagcagtaacaacaacaactacagcagcaacaacaacaactacagcagtaacaacaactacagcagcaacaacaactacagcagtaacaacaacaactacagcagtaacaactacagcagtaacaaaaacaactacagcagtaacaactacagcagtaacaacaacaactacagcagcaacaacaacaactacagcagtaacaacaacaactacagcagcaacaacaacaactacagcagcagcagcaacaacaactacagcagtaacaacaactacagcagtaacaacaacaactatagcagtaacaacaacaacaacaactacagcagcaacaacaacaactacagcagcaacaacaactacagcagtaacaacaacaactatagcagtaacaacaacaacaacaactacagcagcagcaacaacaactacagcagtaacaacaacaacaactacagcagcaacaacaacaacaacaacaacaataacaacaaaagTTAA